Proteins from one Actinomycetota bacterium genomic window:
- a CDS encoding DUF6531 domain-containing protein yields MEVGAAAESVPLSAFLEVEGQRRFDHHVSVTSGDPARLAGFATEAGPATESLAEAAQAAINLWSRVAAGSAVEVPNLGSLRAMEAFFVELRATEAFAADVARALAQADAWEGGVATISDAALSTFLARDGRLADPDGGFSIPASALLGDVPLSGFSDDPVCTATGNFVHHEVDLAFPARSAVLDVKRVYNALASGRPGAFGAGWSSLLDCVLLLGHSPSVVLADGAGIGFTAGPDGSWTGVGRPVLRLAPEDEGWLVSERGRPRLAFSATGALTAMVQGVRRVVVERWQSGEVQRLVEVVSGRWLEVSWDAGRVAAVRSSDGRGATYTYRGGHLVAVTRPSGGVSYGIAGGRVTSVTDADGVVVVANTYDHQGRVATQVSPFGRRSSYHYGPHRVTVVTGDDGIRNAFVHDQRANLTALVGADGRAMRLAYDASGHLAGWTDRRGESWSLEWSGDHPVARYGPLGLEEAFAWDAAGRITERRAPWGATTYEYRDGLATPWRVVGPGGAVSVIAVGADDQPAGIVDADGVSCTLSWDGDGQLVSLTDGEANTTALRYDPGGALAALRLASSITLSYDNDAAGRVVAARTPKARFEFSWSAAGRAVGGVDPAEGAWRAAFGPHGALASMTDASGAVTTLAYDPSGNVVSVVGPDGRRFAQGFDGFGSVVSATDPGGATWAYERDAEGALVGVVPPVGGSQRRVLDALGRTVQEVDGAGGVWRHTYGADGRLASVVDPAGEETAYAYNAAGRVASVSVGGRELASYAWSPAGRLSSVTREGVAATYRYDRAGRLAGVTDNSGSVSLVRDVDGRVVRATDGRGRAVLVNRDGAGRAVSVTDRRGVVVHLERDGAGRATAAATGPAASGFSWDERGLLASAADPLGAATSFAYDAAGRLSSVTDGLGGLSSFAYDAAGRLSSVTDVLGATTSLVRDAAGALEAVRFADGAGRKLWRDGAGRVTGYSPLGAGKPSVVIQRDAAGQRVDTPRSRPGLHQRSRDPAPDLPVDAAGRVTASLAGALYRHDRAGQLVEWVPPGGAAVSFAYDQGGRLVSESAPGGGRITYRHNALGQLLSRRGPGGELTTFAYDAAGRRVREESGEERVGYAWDAAGRLSSVSRNGERVEIAFDNLGLPVSVGGVSVGWETEGGWPRVATIGGRAVDRDAGAGEATDPWGASGVGGVHVGYRGELSTGGLVWLGARVYDPATRSFLAPDPLANPPGAPCGANPYHYAWNDPVSLLDPSGLRPLTQAEFEAAKHAEELGNIVKSWESIKKDPWGDLALGLSIVAGVGLCFVPGGQALGAAVLIGVGTSAAAGLATGTFNPRVVAATGVLSGLTAGLGEALDGASVATQTAVRMGANAAGNVATRAVSGAPISLKSLALGLGLDAVGGVAGEVQGATSVNLAVGDESEYVNLASKAQTEHIIKGHMPPGEPGNTLFPNEWSSGQILHNTSDIATDPSLSWQQETGRPGAESTRSGTPVRFSVEGVRDGVKMRVIVEPRGEGIITSYPKP; encoded by the coding sequence ATGGAAGTCGGGGCGGCGGCTGAAAGCGTTCCCCTCTCCGCCTTCCTCGAGGTGGAGGGGCAGCGAAGGTTTGACCACCACGTGAGCGTGACCTCGGGCGACCCCGCCCGGCTGGCTGGCTTCGCCACCGAGGCCGGGCCGGCCACCGAGTCCCTCGCCGAGGCCGCCCAGGCCGCCATCAACCTGTGGTCTCGGGTGGCGGCGGGCAGCGCCGTGGAGGTCCCCAACCTGGGCAGCCTGCGGGCGATGGAGGCCTTCTTCGTCGAGCTGCGGGCCACCGAGGCCTTCGCCGCCGATGTCGCCCGGGCCCTGGCACAGGCCGATGCATGGGAAGGCGGCGTGGCGACGATCTCCGATGCCGCCCTCAGCACCTTCCTGGCCCGGGACGGGCGGCTGGCCGATCCCGACGGGGGGTTCTCCATCCCGGCGTCGGCCCTGCTGGGCGACGTTCCGCTCAGCGGGTTCAGCGACGACCCGGTGTGCACCGCCACCGGCAACTTCGTCCACCACGAGGTCGACCTGGCCTTCCCCGCCCGCTCGGCGGTCCTCGATGTGAAACGGGTCTACAACGCCCTGGCCTCCGGTAGGCCGGGGGCGTTCGGGGCCGGGTGGTCGAGCCTGCTCGACTGCGTGCTGCTGCTGGGCCACTCCCCGTCGGTGGTGCTGGCGGACGGGGCCGGGATCGGCTTCACCGCCGGTCCGGACGGGTCGTGGACAGGCGTTGGGCGGCCGGTGCTGCGGCTGGCCCCCGAGGACGAGGGCTGGCTGGTCTCGGAGCGGGGCCGGCCCCGGCTTGCCTTCTCCGCCACCGGCGCCCTGACCGCCATGGTGCAGGGGGTACGGCGTGTGGTTGTCGAGCGCTGGCAGTCGGGGGAGGTCCAGCGCCTGGTGGAGGTGGTGTCCGGGCGGTGGCTGGAGGTGTCCTGGGATGCCGGCCGGGTGGCGGCGGTGCGCTCCTCCGACGGGCGGGGGGCGACCTACACCTACCGGGGTGGCCACCTGGTGGCGGTCACACGGCCCTCGGGCGGGGTCTCCTACGGCATCGCCGGCGGCCGGGTGACCTCGGTGACCGACGCCGACGGGGTGGTGGTGGTGGCCAACACCTACGACCACCAGGGCCGGGTGGCCACCCAGGTGAGCCCCTTCGGGCGGCGAAGCTCCTACCACTACGGCCCGCACCGGGTGACCGTGGTCACCGGCGACGACGGCATCCGCAACGCCTTCGTGCACGACCAGCGGGCCAACCTGACCGCCCTGGTGGGCGCCGACGGGCGGGCGATGCGTCTGGCCTACGACGCCTCCGGCCATCTGGCGGGGTGGACCGACCGGCGGGGGGAGTCGTGGAGCCTGGAGTGGTCGGGGGACCACCCCGTGGCCCGGTACGGCCCCCTCGGCCTCGAGGAGGCCTTCGCCTGGGACGCCGCCGGGCGGATCACCGAGCGCCGGGCACCCTGGGGCGCCACCACGTACGAGTACCGGGACGGCCTTGCCACGCCGTGGCGGGTCGTGGGGCCGGGCGGGGCGGTGTCGGTGATCGCCGTGGGCGCCGACGACCAGCCGGCCGGGATCGTCGACGCCGACGGGGTGTCCTGCACGCTGTCCTGGGACGGCGACGGGCAGCTGGTCTCGCTCACCGACGGGGAGGCCAACACCACGGCGCTCCGCTACGACCCGGGCGGGGCGCTGGCGGCGCTCCGGCTGGCGTCGTCGATCACGCTGTCCTACGACAACGACGCCGCCGGCCGGGTGGTCGCTGCCCGCACTCCGAAGGCCCGCTTCGAGTTCTCCTGGTCGGCGGCGGGGCGGGCAGTGGGCGGGGTGGATCCCGCCGAGGGGGCCTGGCGGGCGGCCTTCGGCCCGCACGGGGCGCTGGCCTCGATGACCGACGCCTCCGGGGCGGTGACCACACTGGCCTACGACCCCTCGGGCAACGTGGTCTCGGTCGTGGGGCCGGACGGGCGGCGCTTCGCCCAGGGCTTCGACGGCTTCGGGTCCGTGGTGTCGGCGACCGATCCCGGCGGGGCCACCTGGGCCTACGAGCGCGATGCCGAGGGTGCCCTGGTGGGTGTGGTCCCTCCCGTGGGCGGATCCCAGCGGCGGGTGCTCGACGCCCTGGGGCGCACGGTCCAGGAGGTCGACGGCGCCGGCGGGGTCTGGCGGCACACCTACGGGGCCGACGGGCGTCTGGCGTCGGTGGTCGACCCCGCCGGCGAGGAGACCGCCTACGCCTACAACGCCGCCGGGCGGGTGGCCTCGGTGTCGGTGGGGGGCCGGGAGCTGGCGTCGTACGCCTGGAGCCCTGCCGGGCGGTTGTCGTCGGTCACCCGGGAGGGCGTGGCGGCCACCTACCGCTACGACCGGGCCGGAAGGCTGGCGGGGGTTACTGACAACAGCGGCTCGGTGTCCCTGGTGCGCGACGTCGACGGCCGGGTGGTGCGGGCAACCGACGGCCGGGGCCGGGCGGTGCTGGTCAACCGGGACGGGGCCGGGAGGGCGGTGTCGGTCACCGACCGGCGGGGGGTGGTGGTCCACCTGGAGCGCGACGGGGCCGGGCGGGCCACGGCGGCGGCGACCGGCCCTGCGGCATCGGGGTTCTCCTGGGACGAGCGGGGCCTGCTGGCCTCGGCGGCCGATCCCCTCGGGGCGGCGACGTCATTCGCCTACGACGCCGCCGGGCGGCTGTCGTCGGTCACCGACGGGCTGGGCGGGCTCTCCAGCTTCGCCTACGACGCCGCCGGGCGGCTGTCGTCGGTCACCGATGTGCTCGGGGCGACGACCTCCCTGGTGCGCGACGCCGCCGGGGCGCTGGAGGCGGTGCGCTTCGCCGACGGCGCCGGCCGGAAGCTCTGGCGGGACGGGGCGGGCCGGGTGACGGGCTACTCGCCCCTCGGTGCGGGCAAGCCCTCTGTTGTCATCCAGCGAGATGCCGCCGGCCAACGGGTGGACACGCCGAGGTCCAGGCCTGGCCTGCATCAGCGGTCCAGGGACCCTGCCCCCGATCTGCCGGTCGATGCAGCCGGGCGGGTGACGGCCAGCCTGGCCGGGGCTCTCTACCGCCACGACCGGGCGGGCCAGCTGGTGGAGTGGGTGCCGCCGGGCGGGGCAGCCGTGAGCTTTGCCTACGACCAGGGCGGGCGGCTGGTGTCCGAGTCGGCTCCGGGGGGCGGGAGGATCACCTACCGCCACAACGCCCTCGGACAGCTGCTCAGCCGCCGGGGGCCGGGCGGGGAGCTCACCACCTTCGCCTACGACGCCGCCGGGCGCCGGGTCCGGGAGGAGTCCGGGGAGGAGCGAGTGGGCTACGCCTGGGACGCCGCCGGGCGGCTGTCGTCGGTCAGCAGGAACGGCGAGCGGGTGGAGATTGCCTTCGACAACCTGGGCCTGCCGGTGTCGGTCGGTGGTGTTTCCGTGGGTTGGGAGACCGAGGGCGGTTGGCCCCGGGTGGCGACCATCGGGGGGAGGGCGGTCGACCGGGACGCCGGTGCCGGCGAGGCGACCGATCCCTGGGGCGCCTCTGGGGTGGGTGGGGTCCACGTCGGCTACCGGGGAGAGCTCAGCACCGGCGGGCTGGTGTGGCTGGGTGCCCGGGTCTACGACCCCGCCACCCGCTCGTTCCTGGCCCCCGACCCGCTGGCGAACCCGCCGGGGGCGCCGTGCGGGGCCAACCCCTACCACTACGCCTGGAACGACCCGGTGAGCCTCCTGGACCCCTCGGGGCTCCGGCCCCTCACCCAGGCCGAGTTCGAGGCCGCCAAGCACGCCGAAGAGCTGGGCAACATCGTCAAGTCCTGGGAGTCGATCAAGAAGGACCCCTGGGGGGACCTGGCGCTCGGGCTCAGCATCGTGGCCGGGGTGGGGCTGTGCTTCGTGCCCGGTGGCCAGGCCCTCGGGGCGGCGGTCCTGATCGGGGTGGGCACCTCGGCGGCGGCGGGCTTGGCGACCGGGACCTTCAACCCCCGGGTGGTGGCGGCCACCGGGGTCCTCTCCGGGCTGACGGCCGGGCTGGGCGAGGCGCTGGACGGTGCCAGCGTTGCCACCCAGACCGCTGTGCGTATGGGGGCCAACGCCGCCGGCAACGTGGCCACCCGGGCGGTGAGCGGGGCGCCGATCAGCCTGAAGTCCCTGGCGTTGGGGCTGGGCCTGGACGCCGTGGGGGGCGTGGCGGGGGAGGTTCAGGGGGCGACGAGTGTCAATCTGGCGGTGGGCGATGAGAGTGAGTACGTCAACCTAGCGAGTAAGGCCCAGACTGAGCACATTATCAAAGGTCACATGCCGCCTGGAGAACCAGGCAACA